GAAGCAGGTGGCTGAGTGAGTGGAAAAGAGGGAATTTGTGGAAACATAGTGTAAAGGTCAAATGATCAAGACTTGGCAACAATTTGGGAAtgtgagaagaaagaagaatcaagGCTAATACCAAGGATGGGAGTTAGTTGTGATAGTTaacattcattccttcattcaacaGACACTTACTAAGTGTCTGCTACTTGTAAGGTCTTTCACTTAACACtcaagaaaaagtcaaaatgggCCAGTCCCTGGAGATGCAGAATGTTGCAATACTGTCAGAAAAGTTTTGGACTTTTTGGATGGGAATGAGGAGAAGTCAATTTTAATGAACTGCTTTTCTTGCAAAGGAAGGTTCAAGTTATTGCTCAGAGTACTAACAAATGCCTTTGAGATAAAAAGACTTGTAGCTTGGACTAGCATCCAAGTCTCTTGACTCTCCATTCAAGATTTTTCTCAATACATCAGTACACATTTTGTGACTATTAAGATGTTATAAATTTAAATCCTTACCATTTCATACTGACATGATTTATCAGAATCTGGCTGCTTCTAATGGAAGATAGGGCAGGAGAATAAATTTCCCACCCACTTGTCCCCTATAAAACATAGTGCTCTTCAACTAGAAAACCCAATAGGATCTGACCATCCATTAACTTTCTTTGTTGTCCTCCACTCTAAACGTTTTTCCCACAGCCCAGTGCTTCAGAAATCCATTACCTTGAGGAAGCCTGTGAAGAACTAAATAACCAAGCCTACTAAATGAGACATTAAGTATACTAAAAATGGAGACATCAGGGACTGATAttgatgtattttttaattatatcaagTTACCTTGAACCTAAAGCTATGACAACTTCTTGATACTCTGTCCAGAGTACCTCCAAAGTATTGCCTTCTCAAATACCTCAATAGTAGTATGAACCAAAGATTCTTCTTACTTTGGGCTGTTCAGACAGAGAGCACAAGCAAGAATCCTTCCCATAGGCcaatgtttttctatttattagacCATGTCCCAGCTGAAGGTCATAGACACCCATTCCATGTGATTCAAAGTGGGAAGAGATAAGAGAGATATGGACAGCTCCATAGGAGGTTTGCTCCAAGGGCATCTTCAGGAAAAGGTAGACAATAGATCAGAGCTTTTCCTCAGATAGCTAATGGACTCAAAAGCACTGAAATGTGGTAAGAGGAtgacatttttcttcttccttttcactgTTTGATTTGGGGGTCCTGAGATTGGGACCTGTCCAACCTTTCCTTGATATAGATATCTCCAGTGATTTAGAACTCAGAACTTCTAGAGGAAGTCTATTCCATTTGGGAACAGTACTCACTGTTgacaagttttgtttttctttctttcatcaagTTAAAACCTGCAACCCCACAACTCCTACCCATGCCACCTTGTTCTTTcctgggaccaagcagaacaaatcaaATTCATCTTCCATTTATCTTCCCTTCAAATACTCAAAGGCAGTCATCACTTCCCCTCCAATCTTTGTTTCCTTGGCAAGCAAAGCCTTCTACCATGCACTTGATGAGGTGATTTTGTATCAGTCCACATGTTTTTACTTTTACCATTTGTGCTACAGTCTTATTCACCCCTTGTTCTAACAAGTGAATTTTCCCCCAGATGTGTCCTCAATGCCCAAATTGGTTTCCAGTAGAGTATAATCCCTATCCATCATCCCTAGTATTAATAGTTGAATCAAAATATCAATGGACCATGGAATTTAGGGCTGAAAGAGGTCATCTTTTATAGCTTCCTTATAttgctgatgaaaaaaaaagagtctcaGGGAGAGAAAAGATATACTCAAAGTGCTAACAAATTATAGACCAACCCTCCAGGATTTCTAATTCTTATTGATATATTtgtttaacatttataaaatttaaagagtTGCATGTTAGCTACCATCAAGTATTTTAAGGGCTTCCATGTAACAAGGAATTCAAATTTTCTGCTTGGTTCCAGAAGacagaataaagaaaatggaGTGGATACTATTTCAATTCTATACAGGAAAAACTTTCTCATAATTAGAACAATCCCAAGTAGAATGAGTGGTTTCAGGAGttgggaaaaaaatttgaaacaaTAGTTGTATGGTCATATGTTGGTCACATTGTAAGAGACATTCTTGTATAGAACTTGATGGTCTCTGTGGTCCCTACAAATACTGAGATTATGGGATATTCTTATTTCAATAGAAGTCTATAGTGACTCAACACAAATGGAATGACATTCATTCACAGTGCAATATGGATGAGATTGGTTTTACTAAAGTActtatctgctattcttttcaaCTCTTTCTCACCTttgtagttaattttttttaatttttgagtttaCCTAAtcaattaaaatacaaatatctcCTTAACCCACCTTCTCCctttatttagaaagaaaaaaaccttcaTTAGAAACATATAGAGTCAAGCAAAATAAGTTTCcccattggccatgtccaaaaaaagaaaagaaaaaaataaaatctgcctCGACATGCACTCTCactccatcacctctctgtcaggatcCTGgtaggtagcatgtttcatcaagagtcctctggaatcataatTTTGATCAGATTTCTAAAgtctattaatataatttttctttacaataatattattatgcataatttgttctcctggttctgttgacTTCACTCCAAATCAGTTCATTCAGAATTTCCCAGATTTTTATGAAATCATGCACTTCTTCATTTTGATACCACAATCATAATCATAGATCATAACATGTTCATCTATTCCATGATTGACAAGCAGTATCCCGGTTTCCAATTCTTAGGTAATACAAAAAgagcaaatataaatatatttatataaataggtcctttccctctttctttaaaatctttccttatcTTCTTTTCTTGTGCTTTTGCTTTATTCtcttactttcctttcttccttttgtttcctttaaaGGTGTGGGGTTTACAGAACCACTCTCAAGACTTGCATCCATACAGTCATATGAGCTCTTAAAACtatcttctcttttattattattagtgtcaCATTCCTGGAAGAATTTCTGCAAGGTAAGATCCAAATCCTCTTTCTCAACAAGGTTACTTCTTTAGAGTATAGTCATGAGGAAGAAGTGGGgcaaaatttaaggaaaagcaAAACTAGATTTAGGGGAGAAACTTTAAGAAAACTCCACCaaatacttttccatttttctaaacCTTAAATAAGTGGTTCTTTTTAAAAGAGCTCCTCTAGCCCTTAACTGAGTCCTTCTATGAGTGATCACAGTGTATTCGAAAGAATTCTAgccttagagtcagaagatcACTTAGAATCCAGGCTCTACCATTTGCCAACCATGTGAGACAAAACAAACAatttaaattctatgatcttcAATTTCTCCTATTTATGATGGGGGTGAAGTATACAGATCATAGGGGGTCATATTTGCTGCCCACTAAGTATAGTTCtaaacagattaaaatataattgaaaagcatttaacaaaataaatacaaattcaatagataatatgtagttttctaagtcaaaatgaAGCCACAAATTGTTTGTCAattctgggaggtgggagggaaaaggggaagaaaacacCATGAGTCATGtcactttggaaaacttgtgtaaatttgttaatggaataaaataaagataatttttaagcaCAGCCACGGTGATCTTAGTAGCCCCTATTTACAATGGGCATCCTTCATCATCTCCACATTTTGAAGTGAAAAGACTGCAGTACTTGGATAATTATTTGGCCTTTTAGGAATTTAATTAACTTGTGTATCAAATGAGAAGTTAAGCTAGATATTCTCTAATGTACCTTCCAGATCCTGTACCATGCTTAAATATCTCTTAGAATGTTATTGCACAAATTTTGTGGGTAATTCCTCCTAATGCTTTACTATCAGAAAGGTAAAAAAGGAATCATTTTCTTAAACATCaattaaaatacatacatacatatatatatatatatatgcccataGAATGCTAGACGTGGAAGAAATCTTAGTTATTGAATATCTGATATCAAACTAGAAATGACCTTACAATTTAGAACATATTATAAAGCAACATTATCAAAACCAGTTGGTACTGGTTGGGAGCACACTAAGGaagatataatatatttaataagccTGAAGACATAAATTACATAGGAAAGAACTCTTTATTTGTTAGTAActcataggaaaaaatgaaaatagggaAATAGACTTAGAAGAACATCTTAAACAATATTCTACAAgttcaaaatgaatataggatCTGGATATTAAAGACCACaccataaaaatagaaaataagtagGTCGTTTATCTGGGATGGCTATGTTTAGAGGATAGATCAACtaattaagagacagaaagaattacaaaagaaaaaaagaaaaatatagtatgaaaaattaaaagacttttgGTCAAATAAAAGCAATACATCTAAAAGAAGAAGCAAAGTGGTTGACCCAGGAAATTGTTTTTATCAAAGATCTCTGATGAGagatataattgatatattgtatACCAGTCTTTGATAGGAGGTATTCTCTAATTTACCTTCCAGGTCCTATATCATGCTTAAAGATCTCTTAGAATATTATTCCAGACATTCTTTTGGTAACTCCTACTAATGCTTCTCTATCAGAAAGGTAAGAAAGTAGATATTTTCTTAAGcatcaacaaaaatgaaaaagtagagaTTCATCTGATAAGAGACTGGTTGGTATATAAGATTTATAAAGAAGTAGTAGAAATATATGAAACTAAAAGCCATTCCCCAGGAAATAATTGATCAAACTACATGAACAAATAGCTCctctaagaaaaaataattgtcagCCATTAAAAATCATCTAAAATAATGCTACAAACCACCAATAATATGAGACACCCAAATCCAAAAATTCTGAGATTTCAACATACTTCCATCAAATTTGAAAAGACAACAAAAGATGAGAATGAGTTCATGTTGGAAGAGTTATGAAGAGATAGGGCTATTAATTCATTATTGGTtgtacaactattctggaaaggTATTTGGGATTATAccaaaaaatattatgaaaacagAAATACCTTTTGAGCCAGGGATTTCACTATTACCCAAAGGAAGTCAAAAAGAAagattcaaaatatttatagcagcactttttgggTAGGAAAAGCtacaaacaaaatagatgtccatggtttggggaaaggctaaacaCATCATGATTCATAAATGTAGTGGAATATAACTGTAGAATATTAAATCATAAGATGGCAAAGAAAGGCACAGAAAGTCTGACATTACTCaatgtaaagtgaagtaagcagatgGAAGAGAGGCATAAACAATATAAGTGGGGAGATCTAAAACCACAAAACAACAGGAACTAAagactataaattttttttaaaaagcttgacTCCAAATAAGAGGTGTGAAAAGGCACTTCCTTCTATTTCTGTGCAGTGACAGGGGATGTAGTAGAGTAGAACTTCAGATATAATATTGGATTATCTGCTTTggtgacatttttcttttcattgtattttcttAAAAACTACTTAAGGACAACTAAACAATACAGTGGATATTCATAGTAGGCTGGGATTCAGGAAGAGCTGGattaaaatttgatctcagacacacACTAGCTGTAGGaatctgggaaagtcacataagtCACATAAGTCTCCCCACCCCCTaaattccctcatctataaaatagggatgctGATAACAACTATCTCGCAGGGTTCTAATGAGGATCTAGTGAAATAACATATGCATAGTATCTTGTCGTACTTAatataagtgctatataaataatggctattattaaattatttgtcaTAAAATATGACATTCTAGAAGGGTCAGGGAGTAAAGTAGATAAAAAAGCATAaccaacatatttttttaaactaagaacATTGATTGTCAAGACTAAAAGTGATTTTGGAATATTAAACACAAAACATCAAAGTTGGGAGAGTGCTCAGAGGACATTTAATAAAATCTCTTCATTCTTCAGATAAACACATTTACTCACAGAAATATGAAGTCGTTTTCCAAGGGatgatttttaaacccttatttgctatgttttttttttaactttaccttctgtcttagaatcaatatctagAAATTGAaccaaattttctatttttctttgtcagGTGAGAGATGTCTCCTCCTAATACTCTCCAGCTTAACCAATCTGGTCCCATTGAATTTGTGTTCCAAGTGTTTTCTGCTTCCCCAATGTTCCAAGCTCtcctcttctgtttcttcttctttctttatgtGATGATTCTCTGTGGGAACACTGCCATTGTCTGGGTTGTGTTCACCCATAGTTCCCTGCACACCCCCATGTACTTTTTCCTGTCCAACCTGTCCTTCCTGGAGATCTGTTACACCACTACTCTGGTACCATTGATGCTCTCCAATATCTTTGATAACCAAAAACCCATCTCACTGGCTGGCTGTGGAGTCCAAATGTTCTTTTTTGTCACCCTTGGAGGCACTGACTGTTTTCTATTGGCTGTCATGGCATATGACCGCTATGTGGCCATCTGCCATCCACTGCACTATACTCTCATCATGACCCAAAGGCTCTGTATCCAGATGGTGGCTAGCTGTCTATGCCTGGCTATTTTTCTTGCCCTGAATCTCACAGCACTGGTCTTCACCTTGCCCTTCTGTGGGTACCACAGGGTGATCAAACACTTCTTCTGTGATGTGCCACCTGTCCTAAGACTGGCCTGTGCTGACACCCGCATTCCCCAGGCTGTAGTCTATGTGGTAAGCATCATTCTCTTGACCATCCCATTTCTGCTTATCTGCATCACCTATGTCTTCATCACCAACACCATCTTGCATATTCGCTCAGCTGAGGGCCGACAGAGGGCCTTTTCCACCTGCTCTTCCCATCTCACTGTGGTCCTGATACAATATGGCTGCTGCAGTTTAGTCTACTTACGTCCTCCTTCAAGCTCCACAGAGGATGAGGATAAGCTACTTGCCTTGGTCTATACCtttgtcactcctctgctcaatcCCATTATTTATACCCTTCGGAACAAGGATGTCAAAAATGCTCTGAAAAAAGTCATGATCAGCACCAAATAACCAGACCTGCTGAGAATCAGTCAATTTACAAAGCATTTGCTACATGCTTCTTATATGACAGATACCATGCTAATTATTggagatgtaaaaaaaattaatattcccTGCCTTAAAGGAATTTAGATTCTAATGGAATTTACTGACAGCTCCTGCATCTAAGAGTGAAATTTAGTTCATTGGAATATTGTTTTAAGTTTAGCCAAGAGACTTACAGTTCAAAggtctttttttaataaatatcccAGTCTATGGCAAGCATAATCTTAAATACTCCAATTGTAAGTGTCAAAGACTTAGTCAGTACCAGAAGCAAAGTTCCTGAATTCAAGATCAATTCCATTATGCCAGGTATGATAGTTTGATGGAGCCCCTTTGATATTTGGGCCTCCCCATAATCCAAACATAAAGTATTCTAACTCCTTCTGTCTCCATTCCCCAAACCCCTACTCCGGGTCTTCCTACAAGGGAAGGCTCTGACTCATCAGAATGTAGAATGCCAATTCTGGATTCGTTATTTTTAGGGTATAATTATTGAAACTCCATACAGGTTCATTGCTCTCACTACTTAAATAAACATCAACAAGAATAAAGCTCTACTAACACAGAAATTCTACCAAAGTCTGATTGTAGGCAAAGAGTGAATTGAGGAGGCACTGGTAggattatttctttgtgttgctTCTGTTAAGGTGAGGGCCGCACAGTCACTCATCTGAATTTCTGGCAAGATTTTGAGTACATCGTCTACTGCAATCTTTATGGTCCAGCATTTCAGGCTGTACTGCAGACTGCAAGAGCATTCACACTGTCTGTAGTCAGGTGATGGTACAGACCCCTTTATCAGAGCTAGATCAGGTTGGATACAATGACTCAGGCTTAAAGACACACCTTGTATataattatacacacatataaactaCTCAAAATATTTAATTGGGCTACAAATGTGGTTGGGAATAAGAAGAGAATTAGGACAAGAGGGCAGAATTCAAAATATTGATAGTGTCCATTATCAAGACTGTTTTTTGCTTTCATTCCTCCCTTGGAATGCCAAGACATCCACTGGTCTTTTGCTGGAAATTGATGGTGGTACTGTAAACATGTTTTGTCTAATCTCGTTCCATAGCACTCAGGAGAAAATATAGACACCCTCTGGTTATGCTCAGACTATCAGAGAAAGTCTGACATTCTTTTTCTCAGAAGCAGTGAAAATCAGCCTGAAGCCAGAAGGGTTATTTGAATAATTGGCCTGAATTTCTTACTAACTGACTTCTTTCTATACTCTAAGAAATTACTTCCAAGTAAAAGATTCCTCACATTAATCACTCTCCTCACATTATTTCCACTTTTCTAAAATGGGGCTTTTAatgatcacatgagataatggGCAAGAAATTGCTTTCTCAGTGTAGAAATATAGGAGAGTTCCAGCCTGATGGATGTCAGGTGTTATCCATGGAAAGAGGCTTCAGGAAGCAAAGTGTGTCTAGTGTTCAAAGGAGTTTTTTGGAAAggtcttcattcattcattcattcattttctcattcatttaacaagtatttattggaCACTTACTAAGGACCAAGCACTACGCTAGACTCTTTAAAGTATAAAATCAGCATACTTGTTTAAGCATTTACTAGTGCCTAACTCTAGAACAGATGCCAAAATTTAGGGATTACACAGAAGCTATCCTTGTGGAGATTATAGTCATAATGGTGTAAAGGAGGGAAAGGGTTAATTTTtaaggggttggacttgattactTAAGGGTTTGGTCACCAGGAAtctaattaattccaaagagatttatttacaatttatttacaaaaaatatagaaagagtgaagcaagaaatcagagagaggataaggtaagatatctagactaaagcactaagtaatttatttctggcccctggctcaaaaactaggcaggggagtttagtacTCAATCAGTATAGGCCTCAGCCCTTGTAACCAAGACTTGGGAATGTCTCTTCagaaaaaatccagcagttaaaggtgaattttcactcaccacatgtcagttcagtTAGCAGAtctttctgcccctcttcaccagcctcaagtagaaagcatgaagaattcaatCAAGCaaaagtggaagtccaagttgaagtctacttcaagaaaatcccaattctgtgtagcactctcttttaaaggcattttctcttgtgtcacttcctgtgccttctcctaattttacatctaccaatcacagttgatgctctgctctaggactgcccaaaaGACAGTTAgccgattctgattcatcatctaTTAtggcacatgtgggtcacagacttctcCCTTCATAATTAAGTTGGATATTTATACTTTTGGttattagatctaaatgggcagatctccatacttaactttttaagtaccatgtttacaCTTAtagggattaaatctaaaaatagacatgagttataatttaaatattcataatcagggaagagctaagtactttcattgttacaatcagaggagagccaaatccaatcttcagaaTGGAAAAATACAGAAACAGAGATTTACTATTATTATGCATGAAACAAACCTTTTATTAATATTCTTCTCTTTGTAAGGTACTGGATCTAGGTGTTGGTGATACAAGATGAAAAAATGAGTCTCAGAAGCATAATATTGTGTCTGCTGTAAGATGAAGCTGTTTGGGGtataaggttttttgttttttgttttttatgtataaCCAGGAAGAGCTCAATAACCATGGTATTTTGTTTTACCTAtagtataaaaaaaaatgtattcatttgttAATGCAAGTCCATGccttcaatgagcttacattgTACTAAGAGGCCAACAGCATGACCAATATAAAATGAGTAGTGATGATCAAGAAAATTTAATCAATTTGagaataaatcaattaataaaaattttaatttgagaaagaagaaaagaattgcaAATCTCAACCCATGTAATCCCCATCAATGGAGAGCctggtttcatatatatatactcctCTAAGTGTGTTAAGTAGCTTTTTctcacttccggttaagatggcggcttagagaaagctcaagttcagatctccggaaaaaccttcccgaccgatctcaaactataagctcctaaggcgccgaaattcaaaacgatcaacagcacagaccctgggaaccctcctcctggacctggacccagttcaaaaggtacggctcccctcaaaagccagaacccgagatccctcggacctcaggggtaggagcgcagagtccaaggctcccagaagccgcagccctgccggctgggctcagagagcagaaccctcagggccttctacagtcccggtgaaagttactgcctggggcttccgctgcagagagctggtcaaaacaacagcaaccctcagggcgggcaagacagcctcacgggctggatcctgctatccaagtctcagtgaaagtccttgctctcggagcttgggttagctgcagcccatccccccgcaggccgaagaaacagcctcacggccagcgattctgaaggcaacttcctgaaagcaacgtggtccgacccttccattccagttccagtgaggcatattcagtttaacccagggaaagtcatagaaccatctgcccaggactaaagcctctgaacaccagacagagacaagaaaagccaatcctccacattcagagatggaaaactccacagaagcacagaagccccaaaataccaagaaaaataagaagaaaggggcgactttggacacattctatggagtcaaaatacaaaatacagagcagatagaagataatataaaagaaaatgctccaaaaccttccaaaggaaatggaaactctccacaaacctatgaagaatttgaatcagaaatgaccaaaaagatggaagccttctgggaggaaaagttggaaataatgcaaaagaaattcatgcatctacaaaaccagtttgaccaaactgtaaaagaaaaccaggctttaaaggccagaatcaggcagctggaagacaacgatcgtgtaaaagagcaagaatcaataaagcaaagccaaaataccaagaaattagaagagaacataaaatatctcaccgacaaggtgatagatctggaaaatagggggagaagggataatttaagaataattggactcccagaaaagccagaaataaacaccaaactggacatggtgatacaagatataatcaaagaaaattgcccagagattctagaacaagggggcaatacagccactgacagagctcacagaacaccttctacactaaacccccaaaagacaactcccaggaatgtaattgccaaattccaaagctatcaaacaaaagaaaaaatcctacaggaagccagaaaaagacaatttagatataaaggaatgccaatcagggtcacacaagaccttgcaagttctactctgaatgatcgtaaggcatggaacatgatcttcagaaaggcaagagagctgggtctccaaccaagaatcagctacccagcaaaactgactatatacttccaagggaaagtatgggcattcaacaaaatagaagacttccaactttttgcaaagaaaagaccagagctctgtggaaagtttgataccgaaaatcaaagagcaaggaatacctgaaaaggtaaatattaaggaaaggggaaaatgttatcttcttcttttactcaaactctcttctataaggactacatttatatcaacctatgtatactaatatgtggggaaaatgtaatgtataaatagggggtaaagaaagaccaaatagaataatcattctcacacaaagattcatatgggaaggggaggggaagaaaactcctataagaaggagaggaagagaggggggggatttacttaaacctcaatctcagggaaatcaactctgagagggaaaaacatccagatccattgggatcttgaattctatcttacccaacaagggtaaggagaagggaaaaccaagggggggagggggagagggagaacaaaaagggagggaaagagaggggggaaggggagggaacaaaaagggagggactaaaaagggaaacatcaagggaggggacaagggggactgtttcaaagtaaatcactggactaaaaggtagagccgaagaagaataggttagaattagggaaggcaatcaaaatgccagggagtccacaaatgacaatc
This DNA window, taken from Monodelphis domestica isolate mMonDom1 chromosome 6, mMonDom1.pri, whole genome shotgun sequence, encodes the following:
- the LOC100026033 gene encoding olfactory receptor 10Q1-like, translating into MSPPNTLQLNQSGPIEFVFQVFSASPMFQALLFCFFFFLYVMILCGNTAIVWVVFTHSSLHTPMYFFLSNLSFLEICYTTTLVPLMLSNIFDNQKPISLAGCGVQMFFFVTLGGTDCFLLAVMAYDRYVAICHPLHYTLIMTQRLCIQMVASCLCLAIFLALNLTALVFTLPFCGYHRVIKHFFCDVPPVLRLACADTRIPQAVVYVVSIILLTIPFLLICITYVFITNTILHIRSAEGRQRAFSTCSSHLTVVLIQYGCCSLVYLRPPSSSTEDEDKLLALVYTFVTPLLNPIIYTLRNKDVKNALKKVMISTK